The DNA sequence TCTGCTGGCGCTCTATGAGCGCATCGTTCGCGAGGACCTCGGCATCACCCGGCTGATGCTCTTCGAGAAAGCCGAGCGGTGGGAACGCATCCTCAGCTATGGCCACACGGGCCGGGCCGAGGACCTCGATGTGGAGCGGATCTTCAGCGCCTACCAGGACATCCAGGTGATCAATTCAGAAAGCGCCGGCAGCCTCGGCGCCTTCGATGTGGCCGTGCCCGTTTACCACCGAGAACAGCCACTGGCCTTCCTGCTGATCGGTGATATCGATGAGGAGGAGCAGCGCATGAGCCCCACGGTGAAGCACCTCAACTTCATCCAGACACTCACCAACCTGATCGTGGTGGCCATGGAGAACAAGCGGCTGGCGAGGCAGGCGCTGCTGCAGGAACGTGCGCGCCGCGAATTGGAGCTCGCCGCCGAGATGCAGAGCATGCTGGTGCCGCGCGAGTTGCCGAACGATTCCCGCATACAGGCCGACGCGTGGTACCAGCCCCATGGGCAGGTGGGCGGCGACTACTACGATCTGGTTCGCCTCAATGAGGATGAACTGGTGCTGTGCGTGGCCGATGTGAGTGGCAAGGGCATGGCTGCCGCGCTGCTGATGAGCAACTTCCAGGCGAACATCCGCGCGCTGGCCCACGAGGCCGCCACGGACCTGCCCGCACTGGTGGCGCTGCTCAACGACAAGGTGAACGCCAGCGCGCGCGGTGAACGCTTCATCACCCTCTTCATCGCGCATGCGGACCTGCGCACGCGGCGGCTGCGCTACGTAAGCGCCGGGCACAATGCCGCCTTGCTCCAGACCGGTGCCGGCATCGCCCGGCTCAGCGACGGCTGCGTGGCCCTGGGCATGTTGCCTTCGCTGCCATTCCTCAAACCAGGAGAGCGTGATCTGCCTCCGGGCAGCACCCTGCTCTGCTACACCGATGGCTTGGTGGAGCAGGAGAACGCCGCGGGCGAGGAACTGGGCACACAGGAAGTGGAACGGTTGCTGACGATGCACGAAAGTGAAGGCCCCGCCCGCATCGGTCAGGCATTGAAAGCGGCCTACGAGCTGCACCGCGGCGACCAGCCATTCCTGGACGATATCGCCGTGCTGACCTGCCGCTTCGAATAGTAGCCGGATCAGCCCTGCGGCGAAGGGGCCAGGCTTTCCCGCGTCGAGGTCTTCGGATACTTCAGGTCCATCAGCACCACGATCGCCGTGAACGCCCAGAAAGGCACCGAAGCCTTGTCCAGGTCGAGGAAGTTGTTGAGCACACCGTGCAGATAGTAGGTCACCAGCCCCAGGAACGCCGCGGTGAGCAACCTTCGGTCGTCGCCCGGCGGTATGCGCTTGTAGAGCCGAAGGGACACCACGGTGGTGACGCCCACCAGGAGCAACATCAGCAACATGCCCAGGACACCCTGCTCCGATAGCGGCCCGAGATACTCGCTGTGCGCATTGCCCTGCAGCCCGAAATTGGTGCTGATGATGGTGCGCTCCGAGGAGGCCTGGAAAGGCGCGTACTGGAACATGTAGGTGCCCGGTCCCCAGCCGAAGAGGGGCCGCTCCTTCCACATGCGGATGGCCGAATTCCAGCGGTTGATGCGTTCCAGGTTGGAGGCGTCGCTGGAAATGTTCGAGATGGAGCGCACGTGCTCGCCCAGGTCGTCCGATGACTCCTCGCGGTTGCGCTCCAGCGCGATGGTGATCTGCTCCTCGTTGGCCCAATAGACGCCACCGGCCGCCACCAGCGTGAGCGCCACCACCCACAGTGGAATGCGCAGGCGCATCACCAGGAAAACGCCCAGCGCGCCCACCAGGCTCACCCAGGCGGCGCGCGTGTAGGAGAACACCAGGCCGGTGACCAGCAGCAGCAGAAGAAGCATGGCCACGGTGCGCCGCGTGCGCGAATAGCCCGGCATGCCGATGGCCGCCACCACGAAGGGCAGGAAGAAGGCGATCACAGCGCCGTAGCTCGTGTGGTCCTTGAAGAAGGGGCTCATCACCCAGTGCCCGGGATCGTGCGCGAACTCATATTGGGCGTGGTGGACCAGGGTGTACACCACCACGATGGACAATCCTCCCAGAAAGGCCCACATGAAGCGGTGCATCTCGCTGGAACGCTCGAAGAGGCGTGAGGCCACGAAGAACATGCAGGTGATGAACCAGAGCTGGGCGGTGAAGGACTTGATGGAGACCAAGGGCATGCTGCTGGGCACGATGGTGGCAGCCATCCAAAGGAGTTGCGCCACGATGATGCCCGTTATCGGATGC is a window from the Flavobacteriales bacterium genome containing:
- a CDS encoding PP2C family protein-serine/threonine phosphatase, with protein sequence MARLERIVERLELKEFQLRALLDVTKAINANMDRGDLLALYERIVREDLGITRLMLFEKAERWERILSYGHTGRAEDLDVERIFSAYQDIQVINSESAGSLGAFDVAVPVYHREQPLAFLLIGDIDEEEQRMSPTVKHLNFIQTLTNLIVVAMENKRLARQALLQERARRELELAAEMQSMLVPRELPNDSRIQADAWYQPHGQVGGDYYDLVRLNEDELVLCVADVSGKGMAAALLMSNFQANIRALAHEAATDLPALVALLNDKVNASARGERFITLFIAHADLRTRRLRYVSAGHNAALLQTGAGIARLSDGCVALGMLPSLPFLKPGERDLPPGSTLLCYTDGLVEQENAAGEELGTQEVERLLTMHESEGPARIGQALKAAYELHRGDQPFLDDIAVLTCRFE
- a CDS encoding O-antigen ligase family protein translates to MARSLKDHWILAICVAFVLVNALLTAKEIYWLNLLPAALLVVWAMMASLDRLILFIAFATPLSINLEELELGGIGVSLPTEPLMVGVMLLFLLKSAMEKRVLDPRVWRHPITGIIVAQLLWMAATIVPSSMPLVSIKSFTAQLWFITCMFFVASRLFERSSEMHRFMWAFLGGLSIVVVYTLVHHAQYEFAHDPGHWVMSPFFKDHTSYGAVIAFFLPFVVAAIGMPGYSRTRRTVAMLLLLLLVTGLVFSYTRAAWVSLVGALGVFLVMRLRIPLWVVALTLVAAGGVYWANEEQITIALERNREESSDDLGEHVRSISNISSDASNLERINRWNSAIRMWKERPLFGWGPGTYMFQYAPFQASSERTIISTNFGLQGNAHSEYLGPLSEQGVLGMLLMLLLVGVTTVVSLRLYKRIPPGDDRRLLTAAFLGLVTYYLHGVLNNFLDLDKASVPFWAFTAIVVLMDLKYPKTSTRESLAPSPQG